From Chitinivibrionia bacterium, the proteins below share one genomic window:
- the nagB gene encoding glucosamine-6-phosphate deaminase: MDIVIRKDAEAAAEFVAKLLVKEVCKKPALTLGLATGRTMESVYDKIVAMHKDGKVDFSKCSSFNLDEYIGLAPEDENSYRSYMNKFLFDRVNIDKSKTNVPNGLAADPYAECKRYEDAINASGGIDFQLLGIGMSGHIGFNEPMSSLSSLTSVKALTKATIDVNSKLFPKPEMMPTLAITMGVKTILNTKKTVLMATGESKADIIAKAVEGPMCAAVTASALQMHENCIVVVDEAAAKNFKMRDWYDWVFAKEPQWAEYR; the protein is encoded by the coding sequence ATGGACATTGTTATTCGCAAAGACGCAGAAGCCGCCGCTGAATTTGTGGCGAAATTGTTGGTAAAAGAAGTATGCAAAAAACCCGCTTTAACGCTTGGTTTGGCAACGGGACGGACGATGGAAAGTGTTTATGACAAAATTGTAGCAATGCACAAAGACGGAAAAGTTGATTTTTCAAAATGCTCGTCTTTCAACTTGGACGAATATATCGGACTTGCCCCCGAAGACGAAAATTCGTATCGTTCGTATATGAACAAATTTTTGTTTGACCGCGTAAATATCGACAAAAGCAAAACCAACGTCCCGAACGGATTGGCTGCCGACCCATACGCGGAATGCAAAAGATACGAAGACGCGATTAACGCGTCGGGCGGAATTGATTTTCAACTCTTGGGCATAGGAATGTCGGGACATATCGGTTTCAACGAGCCAATGTCATCGCTCAGTTCGCTTACAAGCGTAAAAGCGCTTACAAAGGCGACAATCGATGTAAACTCAAAACTTTTCCCAAAACCCGAAATGATGCCTACGCTTGCTATTACAATGGGCGTAAAAACAATTTTGAACACGAAAAAAACAGTTTTGATGGCAACAGGCGAAAGCAAAGCGGACATTATCGCAAAAGCGGTAGAAGGACCGATGTGCGCGGCGGTTACGGCTTCGGCGCTTCAAATGCACGAAAACTGCATAGTTGTTGTCGATGAAGCAGCTGCGAAAAACTTCAAAATGCGCGATTGGTACGACTGGGTTTTCGCAAAAGAGCCGCAGTGGGCTGAATACAGATGA